One genomic segment of Anaerolineae bacterium includes these proteins:
- a CDS encoding YbaB/EbfC family nucleoid-associated protein, producing MAQLQKLQEEMLQVQEALGEETVEVSVGGGAVVVVMTGHQRLRSVKIDPAVVDPQDVEMLQDLIVAAVNEAIEKSQSLAAERLGALTGGLGLPGLL from the coding sequence ATGGCTCAGCTGCAGAAACTACAAGAGGAGATGTTACAAGTTCAGGAGGCATTGGGCGAGGAGACGGTCGAGGTCTCAGTGGGCGGAGGGGCTGTTGTGGTGGTGATGACTGGGCATCAACGCCTGCGGTCAGTGAAAATAGATCCGGCTGTGGTCGATCCGCAAGATGTGGAGATGTTGCAAGATCTGATTGTGGCGGCCGTCAATGAGGCCATCGAAAAATCGCAAAGCCTGGCGGCTGAACGCCTGGGCGCCCTAACCGGTGGGCTGGGCCTGCCCGGGTTACTATAG
- the recR gene encoding recombination mediator RecR — MQPLAGPVSRLIEAFSRLPGIGPKTSARLTFYLLRAPAEVALELADALRDLKQRVTFCERCYHITETSPCPICLDETRDHRLICVVEEPLDVLAIERTREYRGVYHVLHGAISPVDGIGPDDLKIAELLARLESEPVHEVILATNPNLEGEATAMYIARLLAPYKVRVTRLARGLPVGGDLEYADEVTLARALEGRREI, encoded by the coding sequence ATGCAGCCGTTGGCAGGGCCAGTTTCTCGTCTGATCGAGGCGTTCTCGCGCTTGCCTGGCATCGGACCGAAAACTTCGGCCCGGCTGACCTTTTACCTTCTGCGCGCGCCAGCAGAGGTAGCTCTGGAGCTGGCCGATGCCTTGCGCGATTTGAAACAGCGTGTCACCTTCTGCGAGCGTTGCTATCACATCACGGAGACCAGCCCCTGTCCCATCTGCCTGGATGAGACGCGCGATCATCGGTTGATCTGCGTAGTGGAGGAGCCGCTGGATGTGCTCGCCATTGAGCGCACGCGCGAGTATCGAGGGGTGTACCACGTGCTGCACGGCGCGATCTCTCCGGTAGACGGCATCGGCCCGGACGACCTGAAGATCGCAGAACTGCTCGCCCGCCTAGAGAGCGAACCGGTGCATGAGGTGATTCTCGCAACCAATCCCAACTTAGAAGGCGAGGCCACTGCGATGTACATCGCCCGCCTGCTAGCTCCCTACAAGGTGCGCGTGACCCGGCTCGCGCGCGGCCTCCCGGTAGGTGGTGATCTGGAGTACGCCGATGAGGTCACCTTGGCGCGAGCGCTGGAAGGCCGTCGTGAGATCTAA
- the dnaX gene encoding DNA polymerase III subunit gamma/tau: protein MAAQALYRRWRSQTFDEVVGQEHVTRTLQNALRDGRLAHAYLFAGPRGTGKTSTARILAKAVNCLAEPDERPCNRCAICQAITEGRLLDLIEIDAASNTSVEDVRELRDKVSFHPNEARMKFYIIDEVHMLSNSAFNALLKTLEEPPPHVVFVLCTTEPHRIPATVLSRCQRFDFRRLSVADIAAHLARIARAEGFEAEPEALDLIARTATGSMRDAVSLLDQLLAYGEKRITVALVRSVLGTVSEQVIGEWIAMLARRDISAGLALLNRLVMDGIELRELARQALAYLRGALLIKASGFEAAGGGLPVLDVDAVTLEQMRAIAREFSLSRLIQAIRLFGQATADLRIGAQSPLPLELAFVEAALSAPEPAEEAASKPEAELTPAPILGPAPLPPRQETATALPGESAAVQGPSQGPISGEEKLALLRSSWHLVRQELQARSPAALSVLSARRGVRFLSIEGQQVIIGYQEQARYAVENVLQKPEVVEALERALSHLFGSPHSVKYVPEESYRPGAETQPSRRATTAQPSAPPSMDALAEIAASEWDARVDKL, encoded by the coding sequence ATGGCCGCACAGGCGCTCTACCGCCGGTGGCGCTCACAGACGTTTGATGAGGTAGTAGGGCAGGAACACGTCACTCGCACGTTGCAAAACGCGCTGCGAGATGGACGCCTGGCGCATGCCTACCTCTTCGCCGGACCGCGTGGCACAGGCAAAACTAGCACAGCTCGCATCCTGGCCAAGGCGGTGAACTGCCTGGCCGAGCCAGACGAACGCCCTTGCAATCGCTGTGCCATCTGCCAGGCCATCACCGAGGGCCGACTGCTTGATCTGATCGAGATCGACGCTGCATCGAATACCTCCGTAGAGGACGTGCGGGAGCTTCGTGACAAGGTCAGCTTTCATCCCAATGAGGCCCGCATGAAGTTTTATATTATTGACGAAGTACACATGCTCTCCAACAGCGCGTTCAACGCGCTGCTGAAGACCCTCGAAGAGCCGCCACCGCACGTGGTATTCGTCCTCTGTACCACTGAGCCGCATCGTATCCCGGCGACTGTGCTGTCGCGCTGCCAACGATTTGACTTTCGTCGTCTCAGCGTAGCGGACATCGCTGCCCACCTGGCACGCATCGCCCGCGCTGAGGGGTTCGAGGCCGAGCCAGAGGCGCTGGACCTGATCGCCCGTACTGCCACGGGCAGCATGCGGGATGCCGTGAGCTTGTTAGACCAGCTCTTGGCTTATGGCGAAAAGCGAATCACCGTCGCCCTGGTGCGAAGCGTTCTAGGCACAGTCTCCGAGCAGGTGATAGGGGAGTGGATCGCGATGCTGGCCCGGCGAGATATCTCGGCCGGCCTCGCTCTGCTCAACCGCCTAGTGATGGATGGCATCGAGCTGCGCGAGCTGGCCAGGCAGGCATTGGCTTATCTGCGCGGCGCGCTGCTGATCAAAGCGAGCGGCTTTGAAGCTGCTGGTGGCGGTCTTCCTGTGCTCGATGTGGACGCGGTGACGTTAGAGCAGATGCGGGCGATTGCGCGGGAGTTCTCCCTGTCACGCTTGATCCAGGCGATTCGCCTGTTTGGGCAAGCTACCGCGGACCTGCGCATAGGCGCTCAGTCGCCATTGCCGCTGGAGTTAGCATTCGTGGAGGCCGCGCTGTCGGCGCCTGAGCCGGCCGAGGAGGCTGCGAGCAAACCCGAAGCAGAACTAACGCCAGCGCCAATTCTGGGTCCTGCCCCTCTGCCCCCGCGACAGGAGACGGCTACGGCATTACCCGGCGAGTCAGCCGCGGTCCAGGGGCCCTCGCAGGGGCCCATATCTGGTGAGGAGAAGCTGGCCCTGCTTCGCAGCTCGTGGCACCTCGTGCGCCAGGAGCTGCAGGCTAGGAGCCCGGCGGCTTTGAGCGTGCTGTCTGCTAGGCGAGGAGTACGCTTCCTCTCCATAGAGGGACAGCAGGTGATCATCGGTTATCAGGAACAGGCTCGTTACGCAGTCGAGAACGTCCTGCAGAAGCCCGAAGTGGTCGAAGCGCTGGAGCGCGCATTAAGCCACCTTTTCGGCTCGCCGCATTCAGTGAAATACGTGCCGGAGGAGTCCTATCGTCCTGGCGCGGAAACTCAGCCCTCTCGCCGTGCCACTACCGCGCAGCCATCAGCTCCTCCCTCGATGGACGCACTGGCCGAGATAGCAGCCAGCGAATGGGACGCCAGAGTGGACAAGCTATGA
- a CDS encoding response regulator transcription factor, whose amino-acid sequence MAERVLIIEDDVNISSFLRRGLLYEGYQVEVAPDGETGLAAARDRPPDVVILDLMLPGIDGMEVCRRLRAASDIPILILTAKDAVPDRVAGLNAGADDYLVKPFAFDELLARLRAILRRRQPSAAQEVLHFADLVMNTATREVRRGQRPIELTAKEFDILELFMRHPRQVLTRDILYERIWGYDYSGESNIIEVYIRYLRTKLEEGGEPRLLHTVRGVGYVLREA is encoded by the coding sequence ATGGCCGAGCGAGTGCTCATCATCGAGGACGATGTTAACATCAGCAGCTTTTTGCGACGCGGCCTCCTGTATGAGGGATACCAGGTAGAGGTTGCCCCTGATGGCGAGACAGGATTGGCCGCGGCCCGTGACCGCCCACCGGATGTGGTGATTCTTGATTTAATGTTGCCCGGCATAGATGGGATGGAAGTGTGCAGGCGGCTGCGCGCGGCCTCTGATATCCCAATCCTGATCCTAACAGCCAAAGATGCGGTGCCAGATCGGGTAGCAGGGCTGAATGCAGGGGCGGACGATTACCTGGTAAAACCTTTCGCCTTTGACGAACTGCTGGCTCGCCTGCGGGCTATCCTGCGACGCCGACAGCCTTCTGCCGCGCAAGAGGTCCTCCACTTTGCTGATCTGGTCATGAATACTGCCACCCGCGAGGTGCGACGCGGCCAGCGGCCCATTGAGCTCACGGCGAAAGAGTTCGACATCCTAGAGCTGTTCATGCGTCACCCACGCCAAGTGCTCACCCGGGATATCCTCTATGAGCGCATCTGGGGCTACGATTACAGTGGCGAATCAAATATCATCGAGGTGTACATCCGTTACCTACGCACCAAGCTAGAGGAGGGTGGCGAGCCCCGGCTGTTGCACACAGTGCGGGGGGTAGGTTATGTTTTGCGAGAGGCTTAG